One window of Cellulomonas shaoxiangyii genomic DNA carries:
- the pknB gene encoding Stk1 family PASTA domain-containing Ser/Thr kinase — protein MVDDGSRILANRYEVGELIGRGGMAEVHIGHDTRLGRTVAIKILRSDLARDPSFQARFRREAQSAAALNHPAIVAVYDTGEDLVTEPSGTVAHVPFIVMEYVEGHTVRDILRDGHAVPIDEAIEITAGVLSALEYSHHAGIVHRDIKPANVMITPTGAVKVMDFGIARAIADSAATMTQTQAVIGTAQYLSPEQARGEQVDARSDLYSTGCLLFELLTGRPPFVGDSPVAVAYQHVREAPPVPSQIASDVPEALDRITLKALAKERDARYSTAAEFRADLEAVLRGGAVSAPAVGAALAAVPAGDATQVMAPPAATTQAMPPTAVGAPWGSTGLTTTPTPPEDDPDEKKRKPWLMWTLIAVAVLAVAGIVWLLIPKGAADPETVPVPPVAGQSREQAIQTLEAVDLVPVPQQEPSDTVPAGQATRTDPAEGEQVDPGSDVALFISTGPAEVTVPDVTDQTEAEAVRTLEAAGLVVSDDREPVDHPTIARGRVVSTDPAANAPVEAGATVTLAVSTGNVVVPNVTGRSVEEATTALRDAGLQVSTFEEPSDDQPEGSVVSQDRGEGAIVPQGTTVNLGVASPPTTATVPTNLRGQTYEAAVEALAGVGLTNVRREDVDSDEPAGTVVSSDPNGGTQIAREQQVTLRVSRGPSEDDDDAPAPSPSATGPRP, from the coding sequence GTGGTGGACGACGGATCCCGCATCCTGGCCAACCGGTACGAGGTCGGCGAGCTCATCGGGCGCGGCGGCATGGCCGAGGTGCACATCGGGCACGACACGCGGCTCGGCCGCACGGTCGCCATCAAGATCCTGCGCTCCGACCTCGCCCGCGACCCCTCGTTCCAGGCCCGGTTCCGCCGCGAGGCGCAGTCGGCGGCGGCGCTGAACCACCCGGCGATCGTCGCGGTGTACGACACGGGCGAGGACCTCGTCACCGAGCCGAGCGGCACGGTCGCGCACGTGCCGTTCATCGTCATGGAGTACGTCGAGGGCCACACCGTGCGGGACATCCTGCGCGACGGCCACGCCGTGCCCATCGACGAGGCGATCGAGATCACCGCCGGCGTGCTGTCGGCGCTCGAGTACTCGCACCACGCGGGCATCGTGCACCGCGACATCAAGCCCGCCAACGTCATGATCACGCCCACGGGCGCGGTCAAGGTCATGGACTTCGGCATCGCGCGCGCGATCGCGGACTCCGCGGCGACCATGACCCAGACGCAGGCCGTCATCGGCACCGCGCAGTACCTCTCCCCCGAGCAGGCGCGCGGCGAGCAGGTGGACGCGCGCTCCGACCTCTACTCCACGGGCTGCCTGCTCTTCGAGCTGCTGACCGGCCGCCCGCCCTTCGTCGGCGACTCCCCCGTCGCCGTGGCGTACCAGCACGTGCGCGAGGCCCCGCCGGTGCCGAGCCAGATCGCGTCCGACGTCCCCGAGGCGCTCGACCGCATCACGCTCAAGGCGCTCGCCAAGGAGCGCGACGCCCGGTACTCGACGGCCGCGGAGTTCCGCGCGGACCTCGAGGCCGTCCTGCGCGGCGGTGCCGTGTCAGCCCCGGCCGTCGGGGCCGCCCTCGCGGCGGTCCCCGCGGGCGACGCGACGCAGGTCATGGCGCCGCCGGCTGCGACGACCCAGGCCATGCCGCCCACCGCGGTCGGCGCGCCGTGGGGGTCGACGGGGCTCACGACGACGCCCACGCCGCCGGAGGACGACCCGGACGAGAAGAAGCGCAAGCCCTGGCTCATGTGGACGCTGATCGCGGTCGCGGTGCTCGCCGTGGCGGGCATCGTCTGGCTGCTGATCCCGAAGGGCGCGGCGGACCCGGAGACGGTGCCCGTGCCGCCGGTCGCCGGGCAGTCACGGGAGCAGGCGATCCAGACGCTCGAGGCCGTCGACCTCGTCCCGGTGCCGCAGCAGGAGCCCAGCGACACCGTCCCCGCGGGGCAGGCGACGCGCACGGACCCCGCCGAGGGCGAGCAGGTCGACCCGGGCTCCGACGTGGCCCTGTTCATCTCCACCGGTCCGGCCGAGGTGACCGTGCCCGACGTGACCGACCAGACCGAGGCCGAGGCCGTGCGCACGCTCGAGGCGGCCGGTCTGGTCGTCTCGGACGACCGCGAGCCGGTCGACCACCCCACGATCGCCCGCGGGCGCGTCGTCAGCACCGACCCCGCGGCGAACGCCCCCGTCGAGGCGGGCGCCACGGTCACCTTGGCGGTGTCCACCGGCAACGTGGTCGTCCCCAACGTGACGGGCCGGAGCGTGGAGGAGGCGACGACCGCCCTGCGCGACGCGGGCCTGCAGGTCTCGACGTTCGAGGAGCCGAGCGACGACCAGCCCGAGGGCTCCGTGGTCTCGCAGGACCGCGGCGAGGGCGCCATCGTGCCGCAGGGCACGACGGTCAACCTCGGCGTCGCCTCCCCGCCGACCACCGCGACGGTCCCGACGAACCTGCGCGGGCAGACGTACGAGGCGGCCGTGGAGGCCCTCGCCGGCGTCGGCCTGACCAACGTGCGCCGCGAGGACGTCGACTCCGACGAGCCGGCCGGGACGGTCGTCAGCTCGGATCCCAACGGCGGCACGCAGATCGCCCGCGAGCAGCAGGTGACGCTGCGGGTGTCCCGCGGTCCGAGCGAGGACGACGACGACGCACCGGCGCCCAGCCCGTCGGCCACGGGGCCGCGGCCGTGA
- a CDS encoding serine/threonine-protein kinase — protein sequence MRTAPGVALGGGRYRLLRRIAVGGMGEVWEANDDALQRPVAVKVLRAEFAGDAGFLERFRTEARNSAALSHPNIAALFDYGEQDGSAYLVMELVVGEPLSDLLEREPVLDLRRLLPVLAQTARGLHAAHQAGVVHRDVKPGNILLARSGKVKITDFGVSLAADQKTMTATGMVMGTAQYLSPEQAVGRPATPLSDLYSLGVVAYEALAGKRPFTGPTAVDIAVAHVNDPVPPLPTTVERRLSALVLRLLSKEPSERPASGEELAGMLDRLMPQTPAAGVPMLVSHPQRPRDEFARTRRDEPAPAAAPAVAAAPAPPTSRSAARGAVPPSYPPSRRSRSGRAEPAPGTRRAVARAATPPSGSVLGAVRDAGENLRRLRLPLVILVLVLVALLGAALADRVVGADGASGVTSTARATGADAADQYPRADAPGAMITAERRAARATTDPAGRDPGHPPVPRSTEVKDA from the coding sequence GTGAGGACGGCTCCGGGCGTCGCGCTCGGCGGCGGGCGCTACCGGCTCCTGCGGCGGATCGCCGTGGGCGGCATGGGCGAGGTGTGGGAGGCCAACGACGACGCGCTGCAGCGCCCCGTCGCCGTCAAGGTCCTGCGTGCCGAGTTCGCCGGCGACGCCGGCTTCCTCGAGCGGTTCCGCACCGAGGCGCGCAACTCCGCCGCCCTGTCGCACCCGAACATCGCGGCGCTGTTCGACTACGGCGAGCAGGACGGGTCGGCGTACCTCGTCATGGAGCTCGTCGTGGGCGAGCCGCTGAGCGACCTGCTCGAGCGCGAGCCCGTGCTCGACCTGCGCCGCCTGCTGCCCGTGCTCGCGCAGACGGCCCGCGGGCTGCACGCGGCGCACCAGGCCGGCGTCGTGCACCGTGACGTCAAGCCCGGCAACATCCTGCTGGCGCGGTCCGGGAAGGTGAAGATCACCGACTTCGGCGTCTCCCTCGCCGCGGACCAGAAGACGATGACGGCCACGGGCATGGTCATGGGCACGGCGCAGTACCTCTCCCCCGAGCAGGCCGTCGGGCGGCCCGCGACGCCGCTGTCGGACCTGTACTCGCTCGGCGTGGTGGCGTACGAGGCGCTCGCCGGCAAGCGCCCGTTCACCGGCCCGACGGCGGTCGACATCGCGGTCGCGCACGTCAACGACCCGGTGCCGCCGCTGCCGACCACCGTCGAGCGGCGGCTGTCGGCGCTGGTCCTGCGCCTGCTGTCGAAGGAGCCGTCCGAGCGGCCCGCGTCGGGCGAGGAGCTGGCCGGCATGCTCGACCGGCTCATGCCGCAGACGCCGGCGGCGGGGGTCCCCATGCTGGTCTCGCACCCGCAGCGCCCGCGCGACGAGTTCGCGCGCACCCGTCGCGACGAGCCCGCCCCGGCCGCCGCCCCGGCCGTCGCGGCCGCGCCCGCCCCGCCCACCTCCCGGAGCGCCGCGCGCGGTGCCGTGCCGCCGTCCTACCCGCCGTCGCGTCGCAGCCGCTCCGGCCGGGCCGAGCCCGCGCCCGGCACGCGCCGCGCCGTGGCCCGCGCGGCGACGCCCCCGTCGGGCTCCGTGCTCGGCGCCGTGCGCGACGCGGGCGAGAACCTGCGCCGCCTCCGGCTTCCGCTCGTCATCCTCGTGCTCGTGCTCGTCGCACTCCTCGGCGCGGCGCTGGCCGACCGCGTCGTGGGCGCCGACGGCGCGTCCGGCGTGACGTCGACCGCGCGGGCGACGGGTGCGGACGCCGCCGACCAGTACCCTCGTGCGGACGCACCCGGTGCGATGATCACCGCGGAGCGCCGGGCTGCGCGTGCGACGACCGACCCGGCAGGTCGGGACCCGGGCCATCCGCCCGTCCCGCGATCGACGGAAGTGAAGGACGCCTAG
- a CDS encoding peptidoglycan D,D-transpeptidase FtsI family protein, translating to MNTPLRRLATLVLVMFVALMGSASWVQFGQASDLNTDPRNARTLYREHGNARGPIVAGGEAIAESVPVDDPFGYQRVYPQGDLYSAVTGFYSIANGRSQLERAANDELTGRGDQLFFSRIRDLLTGRRPEGAAVETTIVPAAQQAASTALGDQEGAVAAIEPSTGRILALYSTPGFDPNALAVHSTSEASARYAELEAAPGNPLRSKATQERFAPGSTFKLVTAAAALESGAYTADTPVPSPNELTLPQTTATIGNFGGSSCGGEQVSLADALRVSCNTAFASLGLTLGEDALQEQAERFGFDRGEMTVPIQVVESVFPTDLDPPSLAQTAIGQRDVAATPLQVAMISAAIANGGRLMQPYLVDTVRAADLTVVSTTEPEELSTAVSPETAGALTQMMRGVVDSGTGRSAQIPGVQVAGKTGTAETVSGQPPHAWFTAFAPAEAPRVAVAVIVENGGNLGNEATGGQVAAPVARAVIEAVLGS from the coding sequence GTGAACACGCCGCTGCGCCGCCTCGCCACGCTGGTCCTCGTCATGTTCGTCGCCCTCATGGGCAGCGCGTCATGGGTGCAGTTCGGGCAGGCGTCGGACCTCAACACCGACCCGCGCAACGCCCGGACGCTCTACCGCGAGCACGGGAACGCACGCGGGCCGATCGTCGCGGGCGGCGAGGCCATCGCGGAGTCCGTCCCCGTCGACGACCCGTTCGGCTACCAGCGCGTGTACCCGCAGGGCGACCTGTACTCCGCCGTGACGGGGTTCTACTCGATCGCGAACGGCCGCAGCCAGCTCGAGCGCGCCGCGAACGACGAGCTCACCGGCCGCGGCGACCAGCTCTTCTTCTCCCGCATCCGCGACCTGCTCACGGGTCGCCGGCCCGAGGGCGCCGCCGTGGAGACGACGATCGTCCCGGCCGCCCAGCAGGCGGCGAGCACGGCGCTCGGTGACCAGGAGGGCGCGGTCGCGGCGATCGAGCCGTCGACGGGCCGCATCCTCGCGCTCTACTCCACGCCGGGCTTCGACCCCAACGCCCTCGCGGTGCACAGCACGAGCGAGGCGTCGGCCCGGTACGCGGAGCTCGAGGCCGCCCCCGGCAACCCGCTGCGCAGCAAGGCCACGCAGGAGCGCTTCGCGCCCGGCTCGACGTTCAAGCTGGTCACGGCCGCGGCCGCGCTCGAGAGCGGCGCGTACACGGCCGACACCCCCGTGCCGTCGCCCAACGAGCTGACGCTCCCCCAGACCACCGCGACCATCGGCAACTTCGGCGGCAGCAGCTGCGGCGGCGAGCAGGTCAGCCTCGCCGACGCCCTGCGCGTCTCGTGCAACACGGCGTTCGCGAGCCTCGGCCTGACGCTCGGCGAGGACGCGCTGCAGGAGCAGGCGGAGCGCTTCGGCTTCGACCGCGGTGAGATGACCGTCCCGATCCAGGTCGTCGAGAGCGTCTTCCCGACCGACCTCGACCCGCCGTCGCTCGCGCAGACGGCCATCGGCCAGCGCGACGTCGCCGCGACGCCGCTGCAGGTCGCGATGATCAGCGCCGCGATCGCCAACGGCGGCCGGCTGATGCAGCCCTACCTGGTGGACACGGTGCGCGCGGCCGACCTCACGGTCGTCTCGACGACCGAGCCCGAGGAGCTGTCGACGGCGGTCTCCCCCGAGACGGCGGGCGCGCTGACGCAGATGATGCGCGGCGTCGTCGACTCGGGCACGGGGCGCTCGGCGCAGATCCCGGGCGTGCAGGTGGCCGGCAAGACGGGGACGGCCGAGACCGTGAGCGGGCAGCCGCCGCACGCGTGGTTCACGGCGTTCGCGCCGGCCGAGGCGCCCCGCGTCGCCGTCGCCGTGATCGTCGAGAACGGCGGGAACCTCGGCAACGAGGCGACCGGCGGGCAGGTCGCCGCGCCCGTCGCGCGTGCCGTGATCGAGGCGGTGCTGGGATCGTGA
- a CDS encoding FtsW/RodA/SpoVE family cell cycle protein translates to MASIQPHRVRPGRGTELLLLVPALAIGIAGYVLAGLGVTGEVPAHAVAYAVGMTVLALVVHVVLRVRAPYADPVILPVVVALNGLGLAMISRISLAYAERGRADSGFADRQLAWTAISVALAVGVLLFLRDHRTLRRYTYTAMVLALALIVMPLLPVIGRSVNGAQIWVRVGPVGMQPAEFAKIALAVFFAGYLVTHRDTLALAGKKVLGLQLPRARDLGPILLVWGASLLVLVGQRDLGTSLLFFGLFVAMLYLATERTSWVVIGLILFVGGAAAAATTFGHVGARFDVWLRALDQDIYGRDVGGSYQVVQGLFGMANGGLFGTGWGQGRPDLVPYAESDFIIASIGEELGLTGLLAVLLLYTVLAERGLRTAIGVRDGFGKLLAGGLSFVVAFQLFVVVGGVTRIIPLTGLTTPFLAYGGSSLVANWVIAALLLRISDEARRPVPVVRAVPTPDIGVPVAVAGRAEDAETPVRSSARTAPDGAGPRADDRPTEHIGGDGR, encoded by the coding sequence ATGGCCAGCATCCAGCCCCACCGGGTCCGTCCCGGGCGCGGGACCGAGCTCCTGCTGCTCGTGCCCGCCCTGGCGATCGGCATCGCCGGGTACGTCCTCGCCGGCCTCGGCGTGACCGGCGAGGTGCCGGCGCACGCCGTGGCGTACGCGGTCGGGATGACCGTCCTCGCGCTCGTGGTGCACGTCGTGCTGCGCGTGCGCGCGCCGTACGCCGACCCCGTGATCCTGCCGGTCGTGGTGGCGCTGAACGGCCTGGGCCTCGCGATGATCTCCCGCATCTCGCTCGCGTACGCGGAGCGGGGGCGCGCCGACTCGGGGTTCGCCGACCGGCAGCTCGCGTGGACGGCGATCTCGGTGGCCCTGGCGGTCGGCGTGCTGCTGTTCCTGCGCGACCACCGCACGCTGCGGCGCTACACGTACACCGCGATGGTCCTGGCGCTGGCGCTCATCGTGATGCCCCTGCTGCCCGTGATCGGGCGGTCGGTCAACGGCGCGCAGATCTGGGTGCGGGTCGGGCCGGTCGGCATGCAGCCCGCCGAGTTCGCGAAGATCGCGCTCGCCGTCTTCTTCGCCGGCTACCTCGTCACCCACCGCGACACGCTCGCCCTCGCGGGCAAGAAGGTGCTGGGGCTGCAGCTGCCGCGGGCGCGCGACCTCGGGCCGATCCTCCTCGTGTGGGGCGCGTCGCTGCTCGTCCTCGTCGGGCAGCGTGACCTCGGCACGTCGCTGCTGTTCTTCGGCCTGTTCGTCGCGATGCTCTACCTGGCCACCGAGCGGACCAGCTGGGTCGTGATCGGCCTCATCCTGTTCGTGGGCGGCGCGGCCGCGGCGGCGACGACGTTCGGGCACGTCGGGGCGCGGTTCGACGTGTGGCTGCGCGCGCTGGACCAGGACATCTACGGCCGCGACGTCGGCGGCTCCTACCAGGTGGTGCAGGGCCTGTTCGGCATGGCCAACGGCGGCCTGTTCGGCACCGGGTGGGGTCAGGGGCGCCCGGACCTGGTGCCGTACGCCGAGTCCGACTTCATCATCGCGTCCATCGGCGAGGAGCTCGGCCTCACGGGGCTGCTGGCCGTGCTGCTGCTCTACACGGTGCTCGCCGAGCGCGGCCTGCGCACCGCGATCGGGGTGCGCGACGGGTTCGGCAAGCTGCTCGCGGGCGGCCTGTCGTTCGTCGTCGCGTTCCAGCTGTTCGTCGTCGTCGGCGGCGTCACGCGGATCATCCCGCTGACGGGCCTCACCACGCCGTTCCTCGCGTACGGCGGCTCGTCCCTCGTGGCGAACTGGGTCATCGCGGCGCTGCTGCTGCGGATCTCCGACGAGGCGCGCCGCCCCGTGCCGGTGGTGCGGGCCGTGCCGACGCCCGACATCGGCGTGCCGGTCGCCGTCGCGGGACGCGCCGAGGACGCCGAGACACCGGTGCGGTCGTCGGCCCGCACCGCACCCGACGGCGCGGGGCCCCGCGCCGACGACCGGCCGACCGAGCACATCGGGGGTGACGGCCGGTGA
- a CDS encoding PP2C family protein-serine/threonine phosphatase has translation MTVALRYAARSDVGLVRSDNQDSAYAGPHLLVVADGMGGHAGGDVASSVAVAALAPLDGESHGPDDALDELEVALDDARAEIIARSTAEPDLAGMGTTVTAILRAGNKLAMVHLGDSRGYLFRDGVLTQVTTDHTFVQHLVDTGRITAEEAEHHPQRSVVMRVLGDFDADVTADLSVREARVGDRWLLCSDGLSGFVSAETIEETLATVPDVDACADLLVQLALRAGGGDNVTVVLADVVELDDLPDGAMPGTNASVVGAAARSRKRRSAAAESPAARAAWLTGRARRGEAAPTPEGAPEPDEDTPADGTARVAAAGGPADGGDGDHEDDEDEPLAPPPQRRGLLVTWVAVGVALVAAVVLGYLWTQQQYYVGDGDGRVTVYRGIPQTLGPLELTSVVERTDLAVADLPAYLRERVHQTISANSLAQARDLVEMLSAGIEDEEPATPEPADPGQLPTDGTTLPPAPTEPLVPAPTDPQPNAAGAAVPAGTDLDEAGAR, from the coding sequence GTGACGGTCGCCCTCCGCTATGCCGCACGCTCCGACGTGGGGCTCGTGCGCTCCGACAACCAGGACTCCGCCTACGCGGGACCGCACCTGCTGGTCGTCGCGGACGGCATGGGCGGGCACGCGGGCGGTGACGTGGCGTCGTCGGTCGCGGTGGCCGCGCTCGCGCCCCTGGACGGCGAGTCGCACGGGCCGGACGACGCGCTCGACGAGCTCGAGGTCGCGCTCGACGACGCGCGTGCCGAGATCATCGCGCGCAGCACCGCGGAGCCGGACCTCGCGGGCATGGGCACCACCGTCACGGCGATCCTGCGGGCCGGCAACAAGCTCGCGATGGTGCACCTTGGCGACAGCCGCGGGTACCTGTTCCGCGACGGCGTCCTCACGCAGGTCACCACCGACCACACGTTCGTGCAGCACCTGGTCGACACGGGCCGCATCACCGCGGAGGAGGCCGAGCACCACCCGCAGCGCTCGGTCGTCATGCGCGTGCTCGGGGACTTCGACGCCGACGTCACCGCCGACCTCTCGGTCCGCGAGGCGCGCGTCGGTGACCGGTGGCTGCTGTGCTCCGACGGCCTGTCCGGGTTCGTGTCCGCCGAGACGATCGAGGAGACGCTCGCGACGGTCCCGGACGTGGACGCGTGCGCCGACCTGCTCGTGCAGCTCGCGCTGCGCGCGGGCGGCGGCGACAACGTCACGGTCGTGCTCGCGGACGTCGTCGAGCTCGACGACCTGCCGGACGGTGCCATGCCGGGCACGAACGCGAGCGTCGTCGGTGCGGCCGCCCGCTCCCGCAAGCGCCGGTCCGCCGCGGCCGAGAGCCCCGCGGCCCGCGCCGCGTGGCTCACGGGCCGCGCGCGCCGCGGTGAGGCGGCACCGACGCCCGAGGGGGCGCCGGAGCCCGACGAGGACACCCCCGCGGACGGCACCGCACGCGTCGCCGCCGCGGGTGGCCCGGCCGACGGCGGGGACGGCGACCACGAGGACGACGAGGACGAGCCGCTCGCCCCGCCGCCGCAGCGCCGCGGGCTGCTGGTGACGTGGGTCGCCGTCGGCGTGGCGCTGGTCGCCGCGGTGGTGCTGGGCTACCTGTGGACCCAGCAGCAGTACTACGTCGGCGACGGCGACGGACGCGTCACGGTGTACCGCGGGATCCCGCAGACGCTCGGGCCGCTCGAGCTGACGTCCGTCGTCGAACGGACCGACCTCGCGGTCGCCGATCTGCCCGCCTACCTGCGCGAACGCGTCCACCAGACCATCTCGGCGAACTCCCTCGCGCAGGCCCGCGACCTCGTGGAGATGCTCTCCGCGGGCATCGAGGACGAGGAGCCGGCCACGCCGGAGCCCGCCGATCCGGGCCAGCTCCCGACCGACGGCACCACGCTGCCGCCGGCGCCGACCGAGCCGCTGGTGCCCGCCCCCACCGACCCCCAGCCGAACGCGGCGGGCGCCGCCGTGCCCGCCGGGACCGACCTCGACGAGGCCGGCGCGCGGTGA
- a CDS encoding FHA domain-containing protein FhaB/FipA — MSELTVTLLRIGYLALLWLLVLSAITVLRRDLYGTRIIDRRRAPAARGAAAGAGAGEAPAPVAEPTGRTPRRTRGGGPSRLVVTEGPLRGTTLPLGSSAVLIGRAPSCTLVLDDDYSSSRHARLFPQDGQWFVEDLGSTNGTYVGDHRVERATPVPTGTSVRVGQSVLELQR, encoded by the coding sequence ATGAGCGAGCTGACCGTCACCCTCCTGCGGATCGGGTACCTGGCCCTGCTGTGGCTGCTGGTGCTGTCCGCCATCACGGTGCTGCGCCGTGACCTGTACGGCACGCGGATCATCGACCGCCGCCGCGCGCCCGCCGCACGCGGCGCCGCGGCCGGTGCCGGCGCCGGCGAGGCACCCGCACCCGTGGCGGAGCCGACCGGCCGGACGCCGCGCCGCACGCGGGGCGGCGGCCCGAGCCGGCTCGTCGTCACCGAGGGCCCGCTGCGCGGCACGACGCTGCCGCTCGGCTCGTCGGCTGTGCTGATCGGCCGCGCTCCGAGCTGCACGCTCGTCCTCGACGACGACTACTCCTCCTCCCGGCACGCGCGCCTGTTCCCGCAGGACGGCCAGTGGTTCGTCGAGGACCTCGGCTCCACCAACGGCACCTACGTCGGCGACCACCGGGTCGAGCGCGCCACGCCCGTCCCCACCGGCACGTCGGTGCGGGTCGGGCAGAGCGTCCTCGAGCTGCAGAGGTAG